From Echeneis naucrates chromosome 7, fEcheNa1.1, whole genome shotgun sequence, one genomic window encodes:
- the senp1 gene encoding sentrin-specific protease 1: MLNKIYEWIETSVAHLRNGVPAAEHSDGQRAPGDGHGQMRRKRPIECLQDGHNIDQDVLIIKKSRMGDLIDTVKVAAEGVKSHSSSVATWMRNNVSPTLRNILPASPGPPPGEAQPSTSGAAWTGKLIAQRNDLDGTFAAPATTLEWKTSKSEWLRNEKPIMGSKIYRRQVCMSPAHREVPKTNGHSVVLPPSVTPKLHSTPRLGRSLNLRPYGPASFSSGLGTTSGPCTSMYEKTFPIKVVQSPTHSTSSGRIHMARPHCTAQESVREEEKEIYRQLLTMVSGGQSSFLRNSCSQTIVRSHRDFTSFLTTSRRLLQFSSPTASAGGETSEGTSSPPSPREISSQSSSNLPSPVGTSSRAGIQMWPLETDLTSSKAATLTSAPSPSALQDNSSQDTQSSAHDGDSVIIINEQKGKKQDSSSVPCFQAELWIKELTSMYDSRARERRRQIEEQEALAAQLLRQRLSEEGQRSPDVEVHIRVPLEKEVPLTPVIEEPKLLEEKPEFPELTEEMEAEVNRVLRGGSPHEVLSEGFGLSLTRKDLHTLSNLNWLNDEVINFYMNLLVERSKSPNLPSVNTFNTFFYPKLRSSGYSAVRRWTKKMDIFSKDILLIPVHLDVHWCLSVVDFRKKAIMYFDSMGGNNDEACKILFEYLQQESKDKKGKEMDTSGWTLHSKKRSEIPQQMNGSDCGMFTCKYADYITKDKQITFTQKHMPYFRKRMVWEILNHKLL; this comes from the exons ATGTTGAATAAAATCTACGAATGGATTGAAACGAGCGTTGCCCATCTTCGCAATGGTGTACCAGCTGCGGAGCACTCAGATGGACAGCGGGCGCCGGGAGATGGTCATGGtcagatgaggaggaaaagacCGATTGAATG TTTGCAAGATGGACACAACATCGACCAAGATGTCTTAATAATTAAGAAATCACGAATGG GGGATCTTATTGACACAGTCAAAGTTGCAGCTGAAGGGGTGAAGAGTCATAGCTCCAGTGTGGCTACATGGATGAGGAATAATGTTAGCCCTACCTTGAGAAATATACTGCCTGCCTCCCCTGGACCTCCACCTGGAGAGGCACAGCCCTCAACATCAGGAGCAGCCTGGACAGGCAAGCTG ATTGCTCAAAGGAATGATCTGGATGGGACATTTGCTGCTCCTGCAACAACgttggaatggaaaacatctAAATCGG AATGGTTGCGTAATGAGAAGCCAATTATGGGATCAAAAATCTACAGGCGACAAGTGTGCATGAGTCCCGCACATCGGGAGGTGCCAAAAACAAATGGGCATTCTGTCGTCTTGCCACCCTCTGTCACCCCTAAACTGCACTCCACTCCACGGCTTGGAAGATCCCTAAACCTCCGACCATATGGACCAGCAAG tttttcaagTGGACTTGGCACCACAAGCGGCCCCTGCACCAGCATGTATGAGAAGACCTTTCCTATTAAAGTAGTGCAAAGCCCAACACACAGCACCTCATCTGGCAGAATACACATGGCTAGGCCCCACTGCACAGCACAGGAG TCTGTTcgtgaggaggagaaggagatcTACAGGCAGCTTCTGACTATGGTCTCTGGTGGTCAGTCATCTTTCCTTCGCAACAGCTGCTCACAAACCATTGTGAGGTCACACAGAGATTT CACCAGCTTCCTGACCACAAGCCGCAGACTGCTCCAGTTCTCTTCCCCTACTGCCTCAGCAGGAGGAGAAACTTCAGAGGGAACCAGCAGTCCACCCAGCCCAAGAGAGATTTCCAGCCAGAGCTCCAGCAACCTCCCTAGCCCAGTGGGGACCTCCAGCAGGGCAGGGATCCAGATGTGGCCTTTGGAGACAGACCTGACCTCCAGCAAAGCAGCTACACTCACATCAGCCCCTTCCCCTTCAGCTCTGCAGGATAACTCTTCTCAGGACACACAATCATCAG CTCATGATGGCGACTCTGTAATTATTATAAATGAGCAAAAGGGTAAAAAGCAAGACAGCTCAAG TGTGCCATGTTTCCAAGCTGAGTTATGGATCAAAGAATT AACTAGTATGTATGACTCTCGGGCACGAGAAAGACGGAGACAAATAGAAGAACAGGAGGCCCTGGCTGCCCAGCTGCTGCGACAG CGCCTATCTGAAGAAGGGCAGCGTAGCCCAGATGTGGAGGTCCATATTCGAGTTCCTTTGGAGAAGGAGGTTCCTCTGACTCCTGTAATAGAAGAACCAAAGCTTTTGGAAGAGAAGCCAGAATTCCCTGAACTCACAGAG gAAATGGAGGCTGAGGTCAACAGAGTGCTGAGAGGAGGTAGTCCTCATGAAGTGCTCAGTGAAGGTTTTGGTCTCAGTCTTACCCGCAAAGACTTACACACCCTCAGTAACCTCAACTGGCTGAATGATGAA GTGATCAACTTTTACATGAATCTTCTGGTTGAACGCAGCAAGAGCCCCAACCTTCCATCAGTCAACACATTCAACACCTTTTTCTATCCAAAGCTGCGCAGCAGTGGCTACTCTGCTGTCCGCCGCTGGACCAAAAAGATGGACATCTTTTCTAAAGACATTCTGTTGATTCCTGTCCACTTGGATGTGCATTGGTGCCTCTCT GTGGTGGATTTCCGCAAAAAAGCTATTATGTACTTTGATTCGATGGGAGGAAACAATGATGAAGCATGCAAAATATTGTT TGAATACCTGCAGCAGGAAAGTAAGGACAAAAAGGGCAAAGAAATGGATACCTCAGGCTGGACTCTACACAGCAAAAAACGCAGT GAAATTCCTCAGCAGATGAATGGTAGCGACTGTGGAATGTTCACATGCAAATATGCGGACTACATTACCAAAGACAAGCaaatcacattcacacag aaacacatGCCCTACTTTAGAAAAAGAATGGTGTGGGAGATTCTCAACCATAAACTGTTGTGA
- the LOC115046344 gene encoding protein lifeguard 2 codes for MTQGKLSLANKSSNGSPSGQALVAPAPPSYEEATAGTSAPCYSDVEMLTEFTWDDCNIRRVFIRKVYTILLIQLLVTLAIVALFTFCDPVKDYIQTNPGWYWASYAVFFVTYLTLSCCSTPRRQFPWNLILLAIFTLSLSYMTGMLSSFYNTKSVVMCLGITVTVCLLVTVFSFQTKFDVTSYQGVLFVFCTVMFISGLMMAVVLPFQYVPWLDAIYAALGAILFTMFLAFDTQLLMGNKRYTISPEEYVFATLNIYIDIIYIFSFFLQIFGTKRD; via the exons ATGACGCAGGGCAAG CTTTCACTTGCAAACAAATCCAGCAATGGCTCACCCAGCGGACAGGCCTTAGTCGCACCAGCTCCTCCCAGCTATGAGGAAGCTACTGCGG GCACCAGTGCTCCTTGCTACAGTGATGTGGAGATGCTCACAGAATTCACCTGGGACGATTGCAATATCAGGAGGGTCTTCATCCGTAAG gtGTACACCATTTTGCTGATTCAACTTTTGGTCACTCTTGCTATTGTGGCTCTTTTCACATTTTG TGACCCTGTGAAAGACTACATTCAGACCAACCCTGGGTGGTACTGGGCCTCTTA TGCTGTATTCTTTGTCACCTATCTGACCCTCTCCTGCTGCTCTACACCAAG GAGGCAGTTTCCATGGAATCTGATTCTGCTTGCCATCTTT actctctccctctcctacATGACGGGGATGTTGTCCAG tttttacaatACCAAATCAGTGGTGATGTGTCTGGGCATCACAGTCACTGTTTGCCTCCTGGTCACAGTCTTCAGCTTCCAAACTAAG TTTGATGTGACATCATACCAAGGTGTGCTGTTTGTCTTCTGCACGGTTATGTTCATTTCTGGATTGATGATGGCAGTCGTCCTTCCCTTTCAATAT GTACCCTGGTTGGATGCCATTTATGCTGCCTTGGGAGCCATATTGTTTACCATG TTTTTGGCCTTTGACACCCAACTCCTCATGGGGAACAAGCGGTACACCATAAGTCCAGAAGAGTATGTGTTCGCCACTCTCAACATCTATATAGATATCATCTAcatcttctccttcttcctccaaaTCTTCGGAACAAAACGAGATTAA
- the mfsd5 gene encoding molybdate-anion transporter — protein sequence MLVTAYLAIIFLLVLCVGLEITARRLTPPQSTPTAVANPAFRRFQSIFLQAYLLALWADWLQGPYLYKLYHYSFLESQIAILYVCGLASCVLFAPFSSWLPQALGRRQTCLLFCLSYSVCCLTKLSRNYFVLIVGRVLGGLSTSLLTTAFESWYVHRHVEVHDFPKEWIPSTFTKAATWNHGLAVGAGFVANLLAEWLRLGPVAPFLLAVPCLMCCGWLVLTDWAKEESEGGPEGGKQTLLLGASNGGATRLSAKARFSRSCHEGLRCLLSDRRVMLLGVVQALFESVLYIFVFLWTPVLDPHGPPLGIVFSCLMAASMAGSLLFRLATSTRYHLQPGHVLCLAVLVAFFSLFMLTFSTAPGQPRPHESFLAFLLLELACGLYFPAVSFLQGRVIPEEKRAGVLAWFRVPLHLLACLGLLALHGEVSGTGGGESGSGTRHMFGGCAIMMLVALMAVVSLFTLGRNDTDLRLEGTRGEGEMF from the coding sequence ATGTTGGTGACAGCATATCTGGCCATAATATTCCtgcttgtgctgtgtgttggccttgagATCACAGCACGACGCCTCACCCCACCTCAGTCTACTCCCACCGCTGTAGCCAACCCAGCCTTCCGTCGGTTCCAAAGTATATTTCTCCAGGCATACCTTTTGGCTTTGTGGGCAGACTGGCTCCAGGGTCCTTACCTCTACAAACTCTACCACTACAGCTTCCTGGAATCCCAAATAGCCATCTTATATGTGTGTGGCCTGGCTTCCTGTGTTCTGTTTGCTCCCTTTTCAAGCTGGCTCCCTCAGGCCTTAGGTCGTAGACAGACTTGCCTTCTCTTCTGCCTGTCCTACTCAGTGTGTTGTCTTACAAAGCTATCCAGAaactattttgttttgattgtggGCCGCGTTCTGGGGGGTCTGTCGACATCCCTGCTCACCACCGCTTTCGAATCCTGGTATGTGCACCGACATGTAGAAGTCCATGATTTTCCCAAAGAGTGGATCCCCAGCACCTTCACCAAAGCTGCTACCTGGAACCATGGACTCGCTGTTGGAGCAGGGTTTGTGGCAAACCTACTGGCTGAGTGGCTCCGCCTTGGCCCAGTGGCTCCCTTCCTCCTGGCTGTTCCTTGTTTGATGTGCTGTGGCTGGTTGGTGCTAACAGACTGGGCAAAGgaagaaagtgaaggaggtCCTGAAGGGGGGAAACAGACACTCCTTCTTGGCGCTTCAAATGGAGGTGCGACCCGATTGTCTGCCAAAGCCAGATTCTCACGGAGCTGCCACGAGGGGCTGCGCTGCCTGCTTTCAGACAGAAGAGTCATGCTCTTGGGGGTAGTGCAGGCCCTCTTTGAAAGTGTCCtctacatttttgtttttttgtggactCCAGTATTGGATCCTCATGGGCCTCCTTTAGGAATAGTTTTCTCTTGCCTGATGGCTGCCAGCATGGCTGGTTCATTGCTGTTCCGCCTAGCCACATCCACTCGCTACCATCTACAGCCTGGCCATGTGCTCTGCCTAGCTGTGCTGgtggctttcttttctttgttcatgcTGACCTTTTCCACTGCCCCAGGCCAGCCTAGACCTCATGAATCCTTTCTGGcctttctgctgctggagcttgCCTGTGGCCTCTACTTCCCAGCAGTCAGTTTTCTCCAAGGCAGAGTTATCCCAGAGGAGAAGCGGGCTGGTGTGTTAGCCTGGTTCCGAGTGCCTCTGCACCTGCTGGCCTGCCTTGGGCTGCTGGCCCTCCATGGGGAAGTCTCAGGAACAGGTGGAGGGGAAAGTGGCAGTGGTACCAGGCACATGTTTGGAGGCTGTGCCATCATGATGCTGGTAGCTTTGATGGCTGTTGTTAGTCTGTTCACCTTGGGAAGAAATGACACAGACCTGAGACTGGAGGGAAccagaggggagggggagatgTTCTGA